A part of Pseudomonas sp. MYb118 genomic DNA contains:
- a CDS encoding aldo/keto reductase, giving the protein MRFLELAGVQVPVIGQGTWRMGEDPSRHAEEVAALRRGIEQGMTLIDTAEMYGEGGAEKVVGEAIAGQRDQVFLVSKVYPHNASKKGIPQACERSLRRLNSDYIDLYLLHWRGQYPLEETVEAFERLRDAGKIGRWGVSNFDVDDMQELAAPACATNQVLYNLEERGIEFDLLPWCQQHHQPLMAYCPIGQGGQLLAHPTLKQIAARHSVTPAQVALAWIVRQDGVIAIPKAVRPEHVDLNAQAAQLQLETGDLEALDQAFRAPHRKQRLAMV; this is encoded by the coding sequence ATGCGGTTTCTCGAACTGGCAGGCGTCCAGGTCCCCGTCATCGGTCAAGGCACCTGGCGCATGGGTGAAGATCCATCGCGTCACGCTGAAGAGGTCGCCGCACTGCGCCGGGGCATCGAACAGGGCATGACCCTGATCGACACCGCCGAAATGTATGGCGAAGGCGGTGCCGAGAAAGTCGTCGGCGAAGCGATTGCCGGCCAGCGCGACCAGGTGTTCCTGGTCAGCAAGGTCTACCCGCACAACGCCAGTAAAAAAGGAATCCCCCAGGCCTGCGAGCGCAGCCTGCGCCGCTTGAACAGCGACTACATCGACCTGTACCTGCTGCACTGGCGCGGCCAGTACCCGCTGGAAGAAACCGTCGAAGCCTTCGAACGCCTGCGCGACGCGGGCAAGATCGGCCGCTGGGGCGTGTCCAATTTCGACGTGGACGATATGCAGGAACTCGCCGCCCCCGCCTGCGCCACCAACCAGGTGCTGTACAACCTGGAGGAACGCGGCATCGAATTCGACTTGCTGCCGTGGTGCCAGCAACATCACCAGCCGTTGATGGCGTACTGTCCGATCGGCCAGGGCGGACAACTGCTGGCCCACCCGACGCTCAAACAGATCGCCGCTCGTCACTCCGTGACCCCGGCGCAGGTAGCGCTGGCGTGGATTGTGCGACAGGATGGTGTAATTGCCATCCCCAAGGCGGTTCGGCCTGAACACGTGGACCTCAACGCGCAAGCTGCGCAACTGCAACTGGAGACGGGGGATCTGGAGGCGCTGGACCAAGCGTTTCGCGCGCCACACCGCAAACAGCGACTGGCCATGGTCTAA
- a CDS encoding DUF1810 domain-containing protein: MRSTDQLDAFNLQRFVLAQNPVIERVQNELGAGLKRSHWMWFVFPQLSGLGGSEMSRRFAIRSGDEARAYLDHAVLGPRLHTCTQLVLAIEQRSVAEIFGHPDHLKFHSSMTLFAQFAAQGSPYHQALERYFHGIPDEWTLTLLDSKQAHLPPNQG, encoded by the coding sequence ATGAGAAGCACCGATCAGTTGGACGCGTTCAACCTGCAGCGCTTTGTCCTGGCGCAGAACCCGGTCATCGAGCGCGTCCAGAACGAACTGGGCGCGGGGCTCAAGCGCAGTCACTGGATGTGGTTCGTCTTTCCACAGCTCTCGGGCCTGGGCGGCAGCGAAATGTCCCGACGCTTTGCGATTCGCTCAGGTGACGAGGCCCGGGCCTACCTCGACCATGCGGTGCTGGGCCCGCGGTTACATACCTGCACGCAGTTGGTGCTGGCCATCGAACAACGCTCGGTGGCCGAGATTTTCGGCCACCCGGACCACCTGAAATTCCATTCGTCGATGACCCTGTTCGCCCAGTTCGCCGCCCAGGGCAGCCCCTACCATCAGGCGCTGGAGCGTTACTTCCACGGCATCCCGGACGAATGGACGCTGACCCTGCTGGACTCAAAACAGGCCCATCTGCCCCCCAATCAGGGTTGA